A genome region from Nocardiopsis exhalans includes the following:
- a CDS encoding FAD-dependent oxidoreductase, giving the protein MRVVIVGAGVGGLALARGLSDQGHEVEVHERASGLRRGGAGLGLHANGVASLTALGVDVSGVGRRLDSLENRDSAGRVRYTVDLGAVRERYGFESRAVPRRALMELLADGLPQGTVRFGRVCTRVRLNPDGTVSALFGDGTSATGDVVVGADGVRSAVRRDLWDGDPARPTGWASWQGLTRVPVELAAGTRAAVVQGRQGLCGMMPAGEGLVQWWFDVRWRPDTPVPGAPAAVLRRLFEGWDDPDVSAVLEHARDEDLALFEHVRYRMPRKVWGRGGATLLGDAAHAFSPSTAQGANQALEDALALSRALAEQRAGTDPAAALRRYEHARRGPVALASLASGAELLKRFGPPRLLGAERLGALATSQYIGYLGRASNALTDRTS; this is encoded by the coding sequence ATGCGTGTCGTCATCGTCGGAGCTGGAGTGGGCGGTCTGGCCCTTGCCCGCGGCCTCAGCGACCAGGGCCATGAGGTCGAGGTCCACGAGCGCGCCTCCGGGCTGCGCAGAGGGGGCGCGGGGCTCGGACTCCACGCCAACGGGGTCGCGTCCCTGACCGCACTGGGCGTGGACGTCTCCGGAGTCGGCCGCCGCCTGGACAGCCTGGAGAACCGCGACTCCGCGGGCCGTGTGCGCTACACGGTCGACCTGGGCGCGGTGCGCGAGCGCTACGGCTTCGAGAGCCGGGCCGTGCCCCGGCGCGCGCTGATGGAGCTCCTCGCGGACGGACTTCCCCAGGGCACGGTGAGGTTCGGCCGTGTCTGCACCCGGGTGCGGCTGAACCCGGACGGTACGGTGAGCGCGCTCTTCGGGGACGGCACCAGCGCCACGGGCGACGTGGTGGTCGGTGCGGACGGAGTCCGCTCGGCCGTGCGCCGCGACCTGTGGGACGGCGACCCCGCCCGCCCGACCGGGTGGGCCAGCTGGCAGGGGCTCACCCGGGTCCCCGTGGAGCTGGCGGCGGGCACCCGCGCGGCGGTCGTCCAGGGGCGCCAGGGCCTGTGCGGGATGATGCCCGCCGGCGAGGGGCTCGTCCAGTGGTGGTTCGACGTGCGCTGGCGGCCGGACACCCCCGTGCCCGGGGCTCCGGCGGCCGTGCTGCGCAGGCTCTTCGAAGGGTGGGACGATCCGGACGTGAGCGCGGTCCTGGAGCACGCCCGTGACGAGGACCTCGCGCTGTTCGAGCACGTCCGCTACCGGATGCCCAGGAAGGTCTGGGGCCGGGGCGGGGCGACCCTGCTGGGCGACGCCGCGCACGCCTTCTCGCCCTCCACCGCCCAGGGCGCGAACCAGGCGCTGGAGGACGCCCTGGCGCTGTCCCGGGCATTGGCGGAGCAGCGGGCCGGGACCGATCCGGCGGCCGCGCTGCGCCGGTACGAGCACGCCCGGAGGGGGCCGGTCGCCCTGGCCTCGCTGGCCTCGGGCGCGGAACTGCTCAAGCGCTTCGGGCCGCCTCGCCTGCTGGGGGCCGAACGGCTCGGCGCCTTGGCGACCAGCCAGTACATCGGTTACCTGGGTAGGGCGAGCAACGCGCTCACCGACCGCACTTCCTGA
- a CDS encoding glycoside hydrolase family 13 protein, whose product MPEPSADWWKSSVVYQIYPSSFKDSDGDGVGDLAGIVEKLDYLKLLGVDVVWLSPVYPSPWDDNGYDISDYTGIDPRFGTLEDWDRLRDGLHERGMRLVMDLVINHTSDRHPWFTASREGDEDKKDFYFWRPGRDGGPPNNWGSVFSGPAWTYDQTRGEYYLHLFSPSQPDLNWENPRVRAAVHEVALWWLARGADGFRMDVINFVSKNPKLPDGPVAGDYGIFAEHAINGPRLHEFLHEMHERAFAGRDVLTVGEMPGVSVEQARIHTNPVNRELDMVFQFEHVDLDHGPGGKFDPRPLDLVRLKASLNRWQVGLNDRGWNSLYWNNHDQPRVVSRFGDDGRYRVESATAIATTLHMMQGTPYVYQGEELGMTNAHMDDIADYRDLETLNYHRTMVETGKVDAKAAMAGITRMSRDNARTPMQWTAGENAGFTTGTPWIGVNPNHIGINAEAAVADEGSVFHHYRRLIALRKEHPVIVHGSFTPLLEEDPRVYAYTRTLNGQVLLVLANWSDQRAEAELPGDLAAADAELLLGNLPDPGPVAAPLRPWEARVHLIR is encoded by the coding sequence ATGCCCGAACCCAGCGCCGACTGGTGGAAGTCCAGCGTCGTCTACCAGATCTATCCGAGCAGCTTCAAAGACAGCGACGGCGACGGTGTCGGCGACCTGGCCGGGATCGTCGAGAAACTGGACTACCTCAAGCTCCTCGGCGTGGACGTCGTGTGGCTCTCGCCGGTCTATCCCTCGCCTTGGGACGACAACGGCTACGACATCAGCGACTACACCGGCATCGATCCCCGGTTCGGCACCCTGGAGGACTGGGACCGGCTCCGGGACGGGCTGCACGAGCGCGGGATGCGCCTGGTCATGGACCTGGTCATCAACCACACCAGCGACCGGCACCCCTGGTTCACCGCCTCGCGCGAGGGCGACGAGGACAAGAAGGACTTCTACTTCTGGCGGCCCGGGCGCGACGGCGGCCCGCCCAACAACTGGGGTTCGGTGTTCTCCGGTCCGGCCTGGACCTACGACCAGACGCGCGGCGAGTACTACCTCCACCTGTTCAGTCCCTCCCAGCCCGACCTGAACTGGGAGAACCCCCGGGTGCGCGCGGCCGTGCACGAGGTCGCCCTGTGGTGGCTGGCCCGGGGCGCGGACGGGTTCCGGATGGACGTGATCAACTTCGTGTCCAAGAACCCCAAGCTCCCGGACGGGCCGGTGGCCGGCGACTACGGGATCTTCGCCGAGCACGCGATCAACGGGCCGCGCCTGCACGAGTTCCTGCACGAGATGCACGAGAGGGCCTTCGCCGGGCGCGACGTGCTCACCGTGGGGGAGATGCCGGGGGTGAGCGTGGAGCAGGCCCGTATCCACACCAACCCGGTCAACCGCGAGCTTGACATGGTGTTCCAGTTCGAGCACGTGGACCTGGACCACGGTCCGGGCGGCAAGTTCGATCCCCGGCCGCTGGACCTGGTCCGGCTCAAGGCCTCGCTCAACCGCTGGCAGGTGGGTCTCAACGACCGGGGCTGGAACAGCCTGTACTGGAACAACCACGACCAGCCGCGCGTGGTCTCCCGGTTCGGTGACGACGGTCGTTACCGGGTGGAGTCGGCGACCGCGATCGCCACCACCCTGCACATGATGCAGGGCACCCCGTACGTCTACCAGGGCGAGGAACTGGGCATGACCAACGCCCACATGGACGACATCGCCGACTACCGCGACCTGGAGACCCTCAACTACCACCGCACCATGGTGGAGACCGGCAAGGTCGACGCGAAGGCGGCCATGGCGGGGATCACGAGGATGAGCCGGGACAACGCGCGCACCCCCATGCAGTGGACCGCGGGTGAGAACGCCGGGTTCACCACCGGGACGCCGTGGATCGGGGTCAACCCCAACCACATCGGGATCAACGCCGAGGCCGCGGTGGCTGACGAGGGCTCGGTCTTCCACCACTACCGGCGCCTGATCGCACTCCGCAAGGAACACCCGGTCATCGTGCACGGCAGCTTCACCCCGCTGCTGGAGGAGGACCCCCGGGTCTACGCCTACACCCGGACACTGAACGGCCAGGTGCTGCTGGTGCTGGCCAACTGGAGCGACCAGAGGGCGGAGGCGGAGCTGCCCGGGGACCTGGCTGCGGCCGACGCCGAGCTGCTCCTGGGCAACCTCCCCGACCCGGGGCCGGTCGCGGCCCCGCTGCGCCCCTGGGAGGCCAGGGTCCACCTGATCCGCTGA
- a CDS encoding cyclase family protein, translating to MCLHGTGETVRARSDGSAPAGPPTPPLTPRPWPKGFRRVVDLSHTLSPGMPSWDEDKPVRETLAPPAPEGEFGFYVQRWSMSEHTGTHLDAPGHVIGGGRLVPDIDPGELVAPAAVIDIRARAAEDPDTTVTVDDVHAFERLHGRIPAGAAVLMCSGWSTRWAEGDGRVRGVAEDGSWHFPGFSADACEFLVSQRAIAGTGVDTLSTDPGNSTEFGAHEVVGRADRWGLEALTGLEQLPPSGAMITVGVLPGLDASGGPSRVLALW from the coding sequence ATGTGCTTGCACGGAACCGGTGAGACCGTCAGGGCCCGCTCCGACGGCTCCGCTCCCGCCGGACCGCCGACCCCGCCGCTCACCCCGCGCCCCTGGCCGAAGGGGTTTCGGCGGGTGGTCGACCTCAGCCACACCCTCTCCCCCGGCATGCCGTCCTGGGACGAGGACAAGCCGGTCCGGGAGACGCTCGCACCGCCCGCGCCCGAGGGCGAGTTCGGGTTCTACGTACAGCGGTGGAGCATGTCCGAGCACACCGGCACCCACCTGGACGCCCCGGGACACGTGATCGGCGGCGGGCGGCTGGTACCCGACATCGACCCGGGCGAGCTCGTGGCGCCCGCCGCCGTGATCGACATCCGCGCGCGGGCCGCCGAGGACCCCGACACCACGGTGACCGTTGACGACGTCCACGCCTTCGAGCGGCTCCACGGCCGTATCCCGGCCGGGGCCGCGGTGCTGATGTGTTCGGGGTGGAGTACCCGCTGGGCGGAGGGCGACGGGCGGGTCCGGGGCGTGGCGGAGGACGGCTCGTGGCACTTCCCCGGTTTCTCCGCGGACGCCTGCGAGTTCCTGGTCTCCCAGCGGGCCATCGCCGGGACCGGGGTGGACACGCTGAGCACCGACCCCGGCAACTCCACCGAGTTCGGCGCCCACGAGGTGGTGGGCCGCGCCGACCGGTGGGGGCTGGAGGCCCTGACCGGGTTGGAGCAGCTGCCGCCGAGCGGGGCGATGATCACGGTGGGGGTACTGCCGGGCCTGGACGCCTCCGGCGGTCCGAGTCGGGTCCTCGCCCTGTGGTGA
- a CDS encoding PP2C family protein-serine/threonine phosphatase, with protein sequence MEEDGEAVTPLGESERLFQDLVRSVHKSGPNEVLEAADRYGAAIGLSKITVHLVDLQQHLLVPLTGGPILDVDSTVAGEAYRSDTLRLVEGGADALSLWLPLKDGADRMGVLHIRTACLDEPTLRRCQTLASLLALVITSKRAYSDTYVRRTRARDVQLRTEMLRAFLPPRTLGTRRGISTAVLEPAYELGGDAFDHSITRNTLHAVILDAMGHDLASGLTASVAMAGARSARRNGADLAELITNVERALVTWLPERFCTAIFANLDLSTGLFSWANCAHPEPLLIRDRRLVEGAMERDPELPLGLDGIVPDAAPRTVHEIALEPGDQVLLYTDGVTEAHDSEGRMFGQERFTDFVIRAASADEPAPETLRRLIHAIHDHQRGSFTDDATIMLLEWAPDGVDRLHR encoded by the coding sequence GTGGAAGAGGACGGCGAAGCGGTGACCCCGCTCGGCGAGAGCGAACGCCTGTTCCAGGACCTCGTCAGATCCGTGCACAAGAGCGGGCCCAACGAGGTCCTGGAGGCCGCCGACCGCTACGGTGCGGCGATCGGTCTCAGCAAGATCACCGTGCACCTGGTGGACCTGCAGCAACACCTGCTCGTCCCGCTCACCGGCGGCCCCATCCTCGACGTCGACTCCACCGTCGCCGGGGAGGCCTACCGCTCCGACACTCTGCGGCTCGTCGAGGGCGGTGCCGATGCTCTCAGTCTCTGGCTCCCCCTCAAGGACGGCGCGGACCGCATGGGCGTGCTGCACATCCGTACCGCCTGCCTCGACGAACCCACACTCCGGCGCTGCCAGACGCTCGCCTCGCTGCTAGCACTGGTCATCACGTCCAAACGCGCCTACAGCGACACCTACGTCCGCCGTACCCGTGCCCGCGACGTGCAGCTGCGCACCGAGATGCTGCGCGCCTTCCTACCGCCCCGTACCCTCGGGACCCGCCGCGGGATCTCCACCGCCGTCCTCGAACCCGCCTACGAGCTGGGCGGTGACGCCTTCGACCACTCCATCACCCGCAATACCCTGCACGCCGTCATCCTGGACGCCATGGGCCACGACCTCGCCTCCGGGCTGACCGCCTCGGTCGCCATGGCCGGGGCCCGCAGCGCCCGCCGCAACGGCGCCGACCTCGCCGAACTCATCACCAACGTGGAACGCGCCCTGGTCACCTGGCTGCCGGAACGCTTCTGCACGGCGATCTTCGCCAACCTGGACCTGTCCACCGGCCTGTTCTCCTGGGCCAACTGCGCCCACCCCGAGCCGTTGCTCATCCGCGACCGACGCCTGGTCGAGGGGGCGATGGAGCGCGACCCCGAACTCCCGCTCGGCCTCGACGGCATCGTCCCCGACGCCGCCCCGCGCACGGTCCACGAGATCGCTCTGGAGCCCGGCGACCAGGTCCTGCTCTACACGGACGGGGTCACCGAGGCACACGACAGCGAGGGCAGGATGTTCGGGCAGGAACGCTTCACCGACTTCGTCATCCGGGCGGCCTCCGCGGACGAACCCGCCCCCGAGACCCTGCGGCGCCTGATCCACGCCATCCACGACCACCAGCGCGGCAGTTTCACCGACGACGCCACCATCATGCTGCTGGAGTGGGCCCCGGACGGTGTGGATCGGCTCCACCGCTGA
- a CDS encoding TetR/AcrR family transcriptional regulator → MVRLSRVQQQERNRARVLTAAREEFAERGFRDAKIDRIADRAELTRGAVYSNFPGKRALYLAVLAEAAEAAERAPQGEAADPVSASEALGAFARAWVARLPLTGADERMGAELTAEVTADPRVGRVYAQLTSLQAVLVGLALERLEAAPESGQRRVRVAESVLTTLHGAGQLAVAAPGFTDPFTVIRSCERLAGLDLDDSWPLPHIAHIPAARPVDEPWSGPSALDVLHQESVRIDEGVVVVLGLHRLEAVEEALRAAPEDVPVTIVPVTAESAELLPLVRLVLAELRGGLSRSFPARTWARPRIVLDSGLAAAAGAVEFDDDTEIALRLQGGRIVARSQGRGAAHAVAAFSPEVGTTTQDSSADTPSHR, encoded by the coding sequence ATGGTTCGGCTCAGCAGGGTGCAGCAGCAGGAACGCAACCGGGCACGCGTGCTCACGGCGGCACGGGAGGAGTTCGCCGAACGCGGTTTCCGCGATGCCAAGATCGACCGCATCGCCGACCGCGCCGAACTCACCCGGGGCGCCGTCTACTCCAATTTCCCGGGCAAACGCGCCCTCTACCTGGCCGTTCTGGCCGAGGCCGCGGAGGCGGCGGAGCGCGCCCCGCAGGGTGAGGCCGCCGATCCGGTCAGCGCGTCCGAGGCCTTGGGCGCCTTCGCCCGCGCCTGGGTGGCCCGCCTGCCCCTCACCGGGGCCGACGAGCGCATGGGAGCCGAACTCACGGCCGAGGTCACCGCGGACCCCCGAGTGGGTCGGGTGTACGCGCAGCTCACGTCCTTGCAGGCGGTCCTGGTCGGGCTGGCCCTGGAACGCCTCGAAGCCGCTCCCGAGTCCGGCCAGCGCAGGGTCCGGGTCGCCGAGAGCGTCCTGACCACCCTGCACGGGGCAGGACAGCTCGCCGTGGCCGCGCCCGGGTTCACCGACCCCTTCACCGTGATCCGCTCCTGCGAGCGCCTGGCCGGGCTGGACCTGGACGACAGCTGGCCGCTCCCGCACATCGCCCACATCCCGGCCGCTCGCCCCGTGGACGAGCCCTGGTCGGGACCCAGTGCCCTGGACGTCCTGCACCAGGAGTCTGTCCGGATCGACGAAGGGGTCGTGGTGGTGCTGGGCCTGCACCGGCTGGAAGCCGTCGAGGAAGCCCTGCGCGCCGCGCCCGAGGACGTGCCGGTGACGATCGTGCCGGTCACCGCCGAGTCCGCGGAACTCCTCCCGCTGGTCCGCCTGGTCCTGGCCGAACTGCGAGGCGGGCTTTCACGGTCCTTCCCCGCTCGGACCTGGGCGCGGCCGCGGATCGTCCTGGATTCCGGGCTCGCTGCCGCCGCCGGTGCGGTCGAGTTCGACGACGACACCGAAATCGCGCTCCGTCTGCAGGGAGGCCGGATCGTCGCCCGCTCGCAGGGGCGGGGAGCGGCCCACGCCGTGGCGGCCTTCAGCCCGGAGGTGGGTACCACCACGCAGGACAGTTCGGCTGACACCCCTAGCCACCGCTGA
- a CDS encoding ATP-binding cassette domain-containing protein translates to MTEYAFRAEGLVKRFGRTTALAGVDLAARPGSVLGVLGPNGAGKTTAIRILATLARPDEGTAAVGGFDVVRQAAGVRRLIGLTGQQSMIDEELTGRANLVLIGQLLDLRRTEALARAGQLLDRFELTDAATRPVATYSGGMRRRLDLAASLVGRPRVVFLDEPSVGLDPGKREELWRMVRELTAEGTTVLLTTQYLEEADALADGIAVIDHGRVIADGTPAELKRVVGGQAVSLRPADPARIGAAAAVMERVTGREPERVRQTLSVPVASDSLAWEMADGLRAEGVSVTEFSLHLPSLDEVFFALTGTAANTPQETSTVEPSA, encoded by the coding sequence ATGACTGAGTACGCGTTCCGAGCCGAGGGTCTGGTCAAACGGTTCGGCAGGACTACCGCGCTGGCCGGGGTGGACCTGGCGGCCCGCCCCGGCTCGGTGCTGGGTGTGTTGGGTCCGAACGGCGCCGGGAAGACCACCGCCATCCGCATCCTCGCCACCCTCGCCCGGCCCGACGAAGGCACCGCCGCCGTCGGCGGCTTCGACGTGGTGCGCCAGGCCGCCGGCGTGCGCCGGTTGATCGGGCTGACCGGACAGCAGTCGATGATCGACGAGGAGCTGACCGGCCGGGCCAACCTGGTGCTCATCGGCCAGCTCCTGGACCTGCGCCGCACCGAGGCCCTCGCCCGTGCGGGCCAGCTCCTGGACCGCTTCGAGCTCACCGACGCCGCCACGCGCCCGGTCGCCACCTACTCCGGCGGGATGCGCCGCCGTCTGGACCTGGCGGCCAGCCTGGTGGGGCGGCCCCGAGTGGTCTTCCTCGACGAACCCTCCGTCGGGCTCGACCCCGGCAAGCGCGAGGAGCTGTGGCGGATGGTCCGCGAGCTCACCGCGGAGGGCACCACCGTCCTGCTCACCACCCAGTACCTGGAGGAGGCCGACGCCCTGGCCGACGGGATCGCGGTGATCGACCACGGCCGCGTGATCGCCGACGGCACGCCCGCCGAGCTCAAGCGGGTGGTGGGCGGCCAGGCCGTCTCCCTCCGGCCCGCCGACCCCGCCCGGATCGGGGCGGCCGCCGCCGTCATGGAACGGGTCACCGGCCGAGAGCCCGAACGCGTCCGGCAGACCCTGTCCGTCCCGGTGGCGAGCGACTCACTGGCCTGGGAGATGGCGGACGGCCTGCGGGCGGAGGGGGTCTCGGTCACCGAGTTCTCCCTCCACCTGCCCAGCCTCGACGAGGTGTTCTTCGCCCTCACCGGCACAGCCGCGAACACACCGCAGGAAACCAGCACAGTGGAGCCCAGCGCATGA
- a CDS encoding ABC transporter permease — protein sequence MSTSARDTPARITSVPRPAPSGRPAPLVRHSLVLARRSLAKSLRNPGSLVNGVMTPALFMVLFVYLFGGSVSGSTDAYLQYLFPGVLVMGAGVAGMLSSGLTINIDMKKGVYDRFRSLPIGRSAPLLGSVLADLVRYLVTVLILFAIGFLMGFRVGTDLPSAIAACTLAIGFGFALSWVMVFLGVLLRDENGVMAVTFISILPLLLGTSMAAPVETLPGWLRTWAEVNPVTHAMDAARALLTGTPAGGSVALTLAWSAGLTAVFAPLAVWAFNRER from the coding sequence ATGAGCACCTCGGCCCGTGACACCCCGGCCCGAATCACTTCCGTACCCCGCCCCGCACCGAGTGGGCGCCCCGCGCCACTCGTGCGGCACAGCCTCGTCCTGGCCCGGCGCAGCCTGGCCAAGTCCCTGCGCAACCCGGGGTCGCTGGTCAACGGCGTGATGACCCCGGCGCTGTTCATGGTCCTGTTCGTGTACCTCTTCGGCGGGTCGGTGTCCGGTTCCACCGACGCCTACCTGCAGTACCTCTTCCCCGGGGTGCTGGTCATGGGCGCGGGCGTCGCCGGGATGCTCTCCTCGGGGCTGACCATCAACATCGACATGAAGAAGGGCGTCTACGACCGCTTCCGCAGTCTGCCGATCGGCCGCTCGGCCCCGCTGCTCGGCTCGGTCCTGGCCGACCTGGTCCGCTACCTGGTCACGGTGCTGATCCTGTTCGCGATCGGTTTCCTGATGGGGTTCCGGGTCGGGACCGACTTGCCCTCCGCGATCGCCGCCTGCACCCTGGCGATCGGGTTCGGGTTCGCGCTGAGCTGGGTGATGGTGTTCCTGGGGGTGCTGCTGCGCGACGAGAACGGGGTCATGGCGGTCACTTTCATCTCGATCCTGCCGCTGCTGCTGGGCACCAGCATGGCCGCCCCCGTCGAGACGCTGCCGGGCTGGTTGCGGACCTGGGCGGAGGTCAACCCGGTCACCCACGCTATGGACGCCGCACGGGCCCTGCTCACCGGAACCCCGGCGGGTGGTTCGGTCGCGCTCACCCTGGCCTGGTCCGCTGGTCTGACGGCGGTGTTCGCGCCCCTGGCGGTGTGGGCCTTCAACCGGGAACGCTGA
- a CDS encoding transposase → MTTNLDALLTALYVHLDDHVLPSREQPRKRGPKRLLTDAELVCVAIAQVLLRHDSERHWLRAAPARIGHLFPRLPGQSEYNRHLRDLAPALFTAAMWLARAVPTWWERLRLMDGTPLRCGASRTTVNRSMLGEIAGYGRDVSHHAFYWGAKLMLITTTEGAVCAFSLAHPKELDERAQALHLLHVQACAPGPAPIVCDKGFAGAKIEADAAELGYLLIRPIREDEPEPEVEVFPSWLRQRVEAVIWTLKNQLGLERHAARTTEGLWARTCQRICALNAAIWHNWLIGAPVKRSLIAYDH, encoded by the coding sequence GTGACGACCAACCTTGACGCCCTTCTGACCGCACTCTACGTCCATCTGGACGACCACGTCCTGCCTTCGCGTGAACAACCCCGCAAACGCGGCCCCAAAAGGCTGCTCACCGACGCAGAACTCGTGTGCGTGGCCATCGCGCAAGTCCTGCTGCGCCATGACTCAGAGCGCCACTGGCTGCGCGCCGCACCGGCCCGGATCGGCCACCTCTTCCCCCGCCTGCCCGGCCAGTCCGAGTACAACCGCCACCTGCGTGATCTGGCACCGGCCCTGTTCACAGCAGCGATGTGGTTGGCCAGGGCCGTGCCTACCTGGTGGGAGCGGCTGCGGTTGATGGACGGCACCCCGCTGCGCTGCGGTGCTTCGCGCACCACGGTCAACCGCTCGATGCTGGGCGAGATCGCCGGATATGGACGCGACGTCTCCCACCACGCTTTCTACTGGGGCGCCAAGCTCATGCTCATCACCACTACCGAGGGAGCGGTGTGCGCGTTCAGCCTGGCTCATCCCAAAGAGCTGGACGAGCGTGCTCAGGCCCTGCACCTGCTGCACGTTCAGGCCTGCGCTCCCGGGCCGGCCCCGATCGTGTGTGACAAGGGCTTCGCCGGAGCCAAGATCGAGGCTGATGCGGCTGAGCTGGGTTATCTACTCATCCGCCCGATCCGCGAGGATGAGCCCGAACCCGAGGTGGAGGTGTTCCCGTCCTGGCTGCGTCAACGCGTTGAGGCGGTGATCTGGACGTTGAAGAACCAGCTGGGGTTGGAGCGTCACGCGGCCCGCACCACGGAAGGGTTGTGGGCGCGCACCTGTCAGAGGATTTGCGCGCTCAACGCCGCGATCTGGCACAACTGGTTGATCGGTGCCCCGGTCAAGCGGTCCCTGATCGCCTACGACCACTGA
- a CDS encoding alpha/beta fold hydrolase has protein sequence MSVKHHHVEVNGLRLHVAEQGEGPLVLLLHGFPESWYSWRHQFGPLAGAGYRVVAPDQRGYARSDRAASADEYTLPHLVGDVTALITALGAENAVVVGHDWGAPVAWTTALLRPDLVRGVVGLSVPPLPPTAMPSIESSRRTYGDGYYQAYFQEPGRADAELAADPASTLRRLLVGASGANEPTPWLVPEGGELLDAMPEPDGLPDWLTTEDIEAFAEDYSAPDAFTGPLDWYRNIDRNQSLMAAFQGLRIEVPALYMVGDKDMVSVLKGVPELRGMLPLIVPKLQADITLPGCGHWTQQERPDEVNKALLDFLATL, from the coding sequence TTGAGCGTCAAGCACCACCACGTCGAGGTGAACGGGCTTCGCCTGCACGTCGCCGAACAGGGCGAGGGGCCGCTGGTCCTGCTGCTGCACGGGTTTCCGGAGAGCTGGTACTCCTGGCGGCACCAGTTCGGGCCGCTCGCCGGGGCCGGGTACCGGGTGGTCGCGCCCGACCAGCGCGGATACGCCCGCAGCGACCGCGCCGCCAGTGCCGACGAGTACACGCTGCCGCACCTGGTCGGCGACGTCACCGCGCTGATCACCGCGCTGGGGGCGGAGAACGCGGTGGTGGTCGGCCACGACTGGGGCGCGCCGGTCGCCTGGACGACGGCCCTGCTCCGCCCCGACCTGGTCCGCGGCGTGGTGGGCCTGAGCGTGCCGCCGCTGCCGCCCACCGCGATGCCGTCCATCGAGTCCTCCCGCCGCACCTACGGCGACGGCTACTACCAGGCCTACTTCCAGGAACCCGGCAGAGCCGACGCCGAACTCGCCGCTGACCCGGCCTCGACCCTGCGCCGTCTGCTGGTCGGGGCCTCGGGCGCCAACGAGCCCACCCCGTGGCTCGTCCCCGAGGGCGGTGAACTGCTGGACGCCATGCCCGAGCCCGACGGGCTGCCCGACTGGCTGACCACCGAGGACATCGAGGCCTTCGCCGAGGACTACTCCGCGCCGGACGCCTTCACCGGGCCGCTCGACTGGTACCGCAACATCGACCGCAACCAGAGCCTGATGGCGGCCTTCCAGGGGCTGCGCATCGAGGTCCCGGCGCTGTACATGGTGGGCGACAAGGACATGGTCAGCGTGCTCAAGGGGGTACCGGAGCTGCGCGGGATGCTGCCCCTGATCGTCCCGAAGCTGCAGGCCGACATCACCCTCCCGGGCTGCGGCCACTGGACCCAGCAGGAGCGCCCCGACGAGGTGAACAAGGCCCTCCTGGACTTCCTCGCCACCCTCTGA
- a CDS encoding ATP-binding protein gives MDGNEQVVRRVRSWLTRDERLQGDRGFWVALVGSELATNAVRHTASCEKYGRIGVSMEFLGHTTVLLGVLDQGRKWGGPRLKPRVIEREPGEMYPGGRGLWLVDRISEYWWWEGRPDQPLYMRAMVHLDREPDLDG, from the coding sequence ATGGACGGCAACGAGCAGGTGGTGCGGCGGGTGCGCTCGTGGCTGACCCGGGACGAGCGGCTCCAGGGGGACCGCGGGTTCTGGGTGGCGCTGGTCGGCAGCGAGCTCGCGACCAACGCGGTGCGGCACACAGCGAGCTGTGAGAAGTACGGGCGGATCGGGGTCTCGATGGAGTTCCTGGGGCACACGACCGTGCTGCTCGGGGTGCTGGATCAGGGGCGCAAGTGGGGCGGGCCCCGGTTGAAGCCGCGAGTGATCGAGCGGGAGCCGGGGGAGATGTACCCGGGCGGGCGCGGGCTGTGGCTGGTGGACCGAATCTCTGAGTACTGGTGGTGGGAGGGGCGCCCGGACCAGCCCTTGTACATGCGGGCGATGGTCCACCTCGACCGGGAACCCGACCTGGACGGTTAG